The genomic segment TGAAAGCGATCAGATCCCCTTCCCTCAGCTCAGGCAGCTCGTACTCACCGAAGAAGTCAGCCGACTCGCAGACGGGCCCGGCCACCATGACCCTCTCCTTGCTCCCCTCAGCATCGCAGAGTATCTCATGTCTAACCCCGTAGAGGGCGGGTCTCATGAGATCGTTCATGCCAGCATCCACCAAGATCCACTTCACCCCATCCACCTCCTTGACGTAGTTCACCCTGGCTAGCAAGTAACCGGCATCCGCGACTATGTACCTACCAGTCTCGAGGAAGAGCGTAACTCCCACCTCCCTCGCGAATTCGCAAACGAGCTCCGCGTACTCCTCGAGTG from the Candidatus Korarchaeota archaeon NZ13-K genome contains:
- a CDS encoding diaminopimelate decarboxylase, whose translation is LEEYAELVCEFAREVGVTLFLETGRYIVADAGYLLARVNYVKEVDGVKWILVDAGMNDLMRPALYGVRHEILCDAEGSKERVMVAGPVCESADFFGEYELPELREGDLIAFKDVGAYGFSMASRYNLRPLPPVVAIEGGKFRLLRPREDFHRAIFG